Proteins co-encoded in one Candidatus Flexicrinis proximus genomic window:
- the sucD gene encoding succinate--CoA ligase subunit alpha: MAIWLTEKNKVVVQGLTGSQGQFYGLMNRDYGTNIVAGTNPKKAGTDVGGIPIYATVKDAVEQAGADTSFIIVPPPVAKGAIVEAADAGIRFIVCVTEHIPAQDQAWIYNWLKTNHPETRLLGPNCAGILSPGRANIGFTPTSAAKPGSVGIVSRSGTLAYQALYELTVSGIGQTSCVGIGGDPVPGTSFIDVLEAFENDPDTTAIVMIGEIGGTAEEEAAEYIKHNVSKPVVAYIAGMTAPAGKKMGHAGAIVTGNKGTAKAKREALTAAGAFVASNPTEIGGLVKKALG; encoded by the coding sequence ATGGCGATTTGGCTTACAGAGAAAAATAAGGTCGTCGTACAGGGTCTGACCGGCAGTCAGGGTCAGTTCTACGGCTTGATGAACCGCGACTACGGCACCAACATCGTCGCCGGCACCAACCCGAAGAAAGCCGGTACCGATGTCGGCGGCATCCCCATCTACGCGACGGTGAAAGACGCCGTCGAGCAGGCGGGAGCGGATACCTCGTTCATCATCGTGCCGCCCCCGGTCGCCAAAGGCGCGATCGTCGAGGCCGCCGACGCCGGGATCAGGTTCATCGTCTGCGTGACCGAACATATCCCCGCCCAGGATCAGGCGTGGATCTATAACTGGCTGAAGACCAACCATCCCGAAACCCGGCTGCTCGGCCCGAACTGCGCCGGTATCCTCAGCCCCGGCCGCGCCAATATCGGCTTCACCCCGACCTCCGCCGCCAAGCCCGGCTCGGTCGGTATCGTCAGCCGTTCCGGCACGCTGGCCTATCAGGCGCTGTATGAACTGACCGTCAGCGGCATCGGCCAGACGAGCTGCGTCGGCATCGGCGGCGATCCCGTCCCCGGTACCAGCTTCATCGATGTACTCGAAGCCTTCGAGAACGACCCCGACACCACCGCCATCGTCATGATCGGCGAAATCGGCGGTACGGCGGAAGAAGAAGCCGCGGAATACATCAAGCACAACGTCAGCAAGCCGGTGGTCGCCTATATCGCCGGCATGACCGCGCCCGCGGGCAAGAAGATGGGCCATGCTGGCGCGATTGTCACCGGTAACAAGGGTACCGCCAAGGCCAAGCGCGAAGCCCTGACCGCTGCCGGCGCGTTTGTCGCCTCCAACCCGACCGAAATCGGCGGGCTGGTCAAGAAGGCCCTCGGCTAA
- a CDS encoding YfcE family phosphodiesterase, translating to MSHREVTFGVLSDTHLPKRLRRVPDAVFRVLQGVDLVLHAGDVGDLSVLDSLSQIAPVIAVHGNDESPESVNALPYRQLIVAAGHRVLLTHGHFTDPIMETAQRADDNWPTSFERWASVAREHGADVMFYGHSHIPSVTQVSGVWLINGGALASANIATRQAIKTVARVTLRPKQPPQVVHYDLAHPDEPHIPPTDYEAGFGDFYARYSTSILTPELWAQNSWIRDELISVAGVEVISDPLLPLAHECWEGTRDMIGVEEVVTLWKTHPKLPLEIIDKLRTHPVFSKYL from the coding sequence ATGTCCCATCGGGAAGTCACGTTCGGCGTTCTCTCCGATACACATCTTCCGAAACGCCTGAGGCGCGTTCCCGACGCAGTCTTCCGGGTGCTGCAAGGCGTTGACCTCGTCCTGCATGCCGGCGACGTGGGCGATTTGAGCGTGCTCGATTCCCTCAGCCAGATCGCGCCGGTCATCGCCGTCCACGGCAACGACGAGTCGCCGGAGTCGGTCAACGCGCTGCCCTACAGGCAATTAATCGTTGCTGCCGGACATCGCGTCCTGCTGACCCACGGGCATTTCACCGATCCGATCATGGAAACGGCACAGCGTGCCGACGACAACTGGCCGACCTCGTTTGAGCGTTGGGCGTCGGTCGCGCGCGAGCATGGCGCGGATGTCATGTTCTACGGACATTCGCATATCCCCAGCGTTACGCAGGTGTCCGGCGTATGGCTGATCAATGGCGGCGCGCTGGCATCCGCCAATATCGCCACGCGGCAGGCCATTAAGACGGTGGCCCGTGTGACGCTGCGCCCCAAACAGCCGCCACAGGTGGTCCATTACGACCTCGCCCACCCGGACGAGCCGCACATCCCACCGACCGACTACGAGGCCGGTTTCGGGGATTTCTACGCGCGCTACTCTACGTCGATCCTCACGCCGGAACTCTGGGCGCAGAATTCCTGGATCCGCGACGAGTTGATCTCGGTCGCTGGCGTCGAGGTGATCTCCGACCCGCTGCTGCCGCTGGCGCACGAGTGCTGGGAAGGCACGCGCGACATGATTGGTGTCGAAGAAGTAGTCACCCTTTGGAAGACCCATCCCAAGCTGCCGCTCGAGATAATTGACAAGCTTCGCACCCATCCGGTGTTCAGCAAGTACCTTTAG
- a CDS encoding fasciclin domain-containing protein: MRKFRTLIVLALVVLAAFTAVAQDAETPTIAEIVVASTTAETPEFTVLLAAVQAADPAVIELLSDPEASVTVFAPTDAAFAAAFEALGVTAADVLADPAALTAILLYHVVPGAYDAAYVTSFEEGTLLGTLLPGTALALNISEEGAFINEAGIVATDIAASNGIVHVIDGVLLPPAAEDEMDGEMMEMEEPTLSIAETVVAASEGDMPEFTVLLAAVVAADPSILDTLSNGGPFTVFAPTDAAFGALLEALGATAEDVLANTDLLNTVLAYHVVPGTFAAADVVGAAGEEGFSIATLLPGGALDVALVDGGVVINGSVNVVATDVYATNGVIHVIDAVLVPATEE; this comes from the coding sequence ATGCGCAAGTTCCGTACCCTGATCGTGTTAGCCCTTGTCGTGTTGGCCGCGTTCACTGCTGTTGCGCAGGACGCGGAAACCCCGACCATTGCCGAGATCGTCGTAGCGAGTACCACCGCCGAGACACCGGAATTCACCGTGCTGCTGGCCGCTGTCCAGGCCGCTGATCCCGCGGTGATCGAACTCCTTTCCGACCCCGAAGCCAGCGTGACCGTCTTCGCCCCGACCGATGCCGCATTTGCCGCCGCGTTTGAAGCGCTGGGCGTCACCGCTGCCGATGTGCTGGCCGATCCCGCCGCCCTGACCGCAATCCTGCTGTACCATGTCGTCCCCGGCGCCTATGATGCCGCGTATGTCACCTCGTTTGAGGAAGGCACGCTGCTCGGCACGCTGCTCCCCGGTACGGCGCTGGCCCTGAACATCAGCGAAGAAGGTGCCTTCATCAATGAAGCTGGCATCGTCGCCACCGATATTGCCGCCTCCAACGGCATCGTGCATGTGATCGACGGCGTCCTGCTGCCGCCGGCAGCCGAAGACGAGATGGACGGCGAAATGATGGAGATGGAAGAGCCGACCCTCAGCATCGCCGAGACCGTTGTCGCGGCCTCGGAAGGCGATATGCCGGAATTCACCGTTCTGCTGGCCGCGGTCGTGGCCGCTGACCCCAGCATCCTCGACACCCTGAGCAACGGTGGGCCGTTCACCGTGTTCGCCCCGACCGATGCCGCTTTCGGCGCGCTGCTCGAAGCCCTGGGCGCGACCGCTGAAGACGTCCTCGCCAACACCGACCTGCTGAACACCGTCCTCGCTTACCATGTCGTCCCCGGCACCTTCGCAGCGGCGGATGTGGTCGGCGCGGCGGGTGAAGAAGGCTTCAGCATCGCCACCCTGCTCCCCGGCGGCGCGCTGGATGTCGCGCTGGTTGACGGCGGTGTGGTCATCAACGGCAGCGTCAACGTCGTTGCGACCGATGTCTACGCCACCAACGGCGTGATCCACGTGATCGACGCGGTGCTTGTCCCGGCCACCGAGGAATAA
- the sucC gene encoding ADP-forming succinate--CoA ligase subunit beta: MDLFEYQGKLYFRRYDIPTSAGEVADTVEQAVAAAESIGYPVVVKAQVQVGGRGKAGGIKLANNAAEVSLHAGNILGMDIKGHVVRRLWIEQASDIAEEYYASFTLDRSKKKHMGMLSAQGGVEIEKVAEDNPDAISLIWVDPYKGLTEAEVRDWVARANLNPKATEGAVEILSKLYTCFSKGDCDLAEINPLILTPDGTVRALDAKVSLDNAAEGRHPEWEEYKGLEVMDERERLAKEKDLQYVGLDGTVGIIANGAGLAMATVDIVNQVGGKPANFLDIGGGANAQVVADALTVINTDPNVKSIFINIFGGITRCDEVANGIVQALALVAKTAPIVVRLDGTNAPEGRDILQRHASATLQMMPDMLTAAKSAVAIAAQ, encoded by the coding sequence GTGGATTTATTCGAGTATCAAGGCAAGCTGTATTTCCGGCGCTACGATATCCCCACGTCGGCCGGTGAGGTCGCGGATACGGTCGAACAGGCCGTCGCCGCTGCCGAATCGATTGGCTATCCGGTGGTCGTCAAGGCGCAGGTACAGGTCGGCGGGCGCGGCAAGGCGGGCGGCATCAAGCTGGCCAACAACGCCGCCGAAGTCAGCCTGCACGCCGGCAACATCCTCGGGATGGACATCAAGGGGCACGTCGTCCGTCGCCTGTGGATCGAGCAGGCGTCCGATATCGCCGAGGAATACTATGCCTCGTTCACGCTCGACCGCAGCAAGAAGAAGCACATGGGCATGCTCTCGGCACAGGGCGGCGTCGAGATCGAGAAGGTCGCCGAGGACAACCCCGACGCAATCTCGCTGATCTGGGTTGACCCCTACAAGGGATTGACCGAGGCCGAAGTCCGCGACTGGGTGGCCCGCGCCAACCTTAACCCGAAGGCCACCGAGGGCGCGGTCGAAATCCTGAGCAAGCTCTATACCTGTTTCAGCAAGGGCGACTGCGACCTGGCCGAGATCAATCCGCTGATCCTGACGCCGGACGGCACGGTGCGCGCGCTGGACGCCAAAGTCAGCCTCGACAATGCCGCCGAGGGCCGCCATCCCGAATGGGAGGAGTATAAGGGCCTTGAGGTGATGGACGAGCGCGAGCGCCTCGCCAAAGAGAAAGACCTTCAGTATGTCGGCCTCGACGGCACGGTCGGCATCATCGCCAACGGCGCCGGTCTGGCGATGGCGACGGTCGACATCGTCAATCAGGTCGGCGGCAAGCCGGCCAACTTCCTTGATATTGGCGGCGGCGCCAACGCACAGGTCGTCGCGGATGCCCTGACGGTCATCAACACCGACCCCAACGTGAAGTCGATTTTCATCAACATTTTCGGCGGCATCACGCGCTGCGACGAGGTCGCCAACGGGATTGTTCAGGCCCTCGCGCTGGTCGCAAAGACCGCCCCGATCGTCGTCCGTCTGGATGGCACCAATGCCCCCGAGGGCCGCGACATCCTGCAGCGGCACGCCTCGGCCACGCTCCAAATGATGCCCGATATGCTCACGGCCGCCAAAAGCGCCGTCGCGATTGCCGCCCAATAA
- a CDS encoding tetratricopeptide repeat protein, giving the protein MSGQSPNLINLANRAQEYATAGEYTAAIAAASEAIRRDPAFALAFNNRGAAYNGLGEYDKALADLNESIALNPDYPPAYANRANTYYHMGDIDRAIEEYSEAIRRDPKHTVAYSNRGAMYYRKGDYDRAIADISTALMLDSGFAHGYFNRGMAHDFKGDIEHAIADYSQAIRYDPTLVLAYLSRGHAYLHKRDYDRAIADYTDTLRLDPRSAIAYLNRAVAHHSRGDHDHAISDYSEALMLDPGTVMAYIGRAAALYNLGDYLRAVDDLTDAINIEPSPLAYQRRANALHKLGRNAEAEADSDEARRLGKDGQ; this is encoded by the coding sequence ATGTCAGGCCAATCGCCAAATCTGATAAATCTGGCCAATCGGGCTCAGGAATACGCTACGGCTGGCGAATATACCGCCGCGATTGCTGCTGCGTCGGAAGCGATCCGGCGCGATCCCGCCTTTGCGCTGGCCTTTAACAACCGCGGCGCGGCCTATAACGGCCTGGGGGAATATGACAAGGCACTGGCCGACCTGAACGAGTCGATCGCGCTCAACCCCGACTATCCGCCGGCCTATGCTAACCGGGCCAACACCTACTATCACATGGGCGACATCGATCGTGCCATCGAAGAATACTCCGAGGCCATCCGGCGCGACCCAAAACACACGGTCGCCTACAGCAACCGCGGCGCCATGTATTACCGCAAGGGCGACTACGACCGCGCCATCGCCGACATCAGCACCGCGCTGATGCTCGACTCCGGTTTTGCCCACGGATATTTCAACCGGGGGATGGCCCATGATTTCAAAGGCGACATCGAACATGCCATCGCCGACTACAGCCAGGCGATCCGCTACGACCCGACGCTGGTCCTGGCCTACCTCAGCCGTGGGCACGCCTACCTGCACAAGCGCGACTATGACCGCGCGATCGCCGATTACACCGATACGCTCCGCCTCGACCCGCGGTCAGCCATCGCCTATCTCAACCGCGCCGTCGCCCATCACAGCCGGGGCGACCACGACCACGCTATCAGCGACTACTCGGAAGCTCTGATGCTCGACCCCGGCACAGTGATGGCCTATATCGGGCGCGCCGCCGCCCTGTATAACCTGGGCGATTACCTGCGCGCGGTAGACGACCTGACGGACGCCATCAACATCGAACCCTCGCCTTTGGCCTATCAGCGGCGCGCCAATGCGCTGCACAAGCTGGGCAGAAACGCCGAGGCGGAAGCCGACTCGGACGAGGCACGGCGGTTGGGTAAAGACGGCCAGTAA
- a CDS encoding MerR family transcriptional regulator: MYTVKQLSDLAGVSIRTLHHYDDIDLLKPARIGDNGYRYYDDAALLRLQQILFYREIGLELLQIREILDRPGFDLIDALHSHRKVLSEKGRRLQSLIQTIDDTITHLSGGKPMAKRKMFDAFSEEKQKDYEREARLQWDPDLVNNSIKTWNNYTQAQKQAIGEEGNQVYSDLVDALEAGTPPQSAEVQAVLMRWHQHIRYFYEPTLEIMRGLGHGYNSHPDFIANFQKLHAGLPEYLEAAITHYVDDLETAEIARMLSEDSNEQRHR; the protein is encoded by the coding sequence GTGTACACGGTGAAACAGCTTTCGGATTTGGCCGGCGTGAGCATCCGCACGCTGCACCATTATGACGACATCGACCTGCTTAAACCGGCCAGGATCGGTGACAACGGCTACCGCTACTACGACGACGCGGCTCTGCTGCGCCTTCAACAAATCCTGTTCTACCGCGAGATCGGTCTGGAGCTGCTCCAGATCAGGGAAATCCTTGACCGTCCGGGTTTCGACCTGATCGACGCGCTCCATTCGCACCGCAAAGTGCTCAGCGAAAAAGGCCGGCGGCTGCAGTCTCTCATCCAAACCATTGACGATACGATCACACACTTGAGCGGAGGAAAACCCATGGCCAAACGCAAGATGTTCGACGCGTTCAGCGAAGAAAAACAGAAGGACTACGAACGCGAGGCGCGCCTGCAGTGGGACCCCGACCTTGTCAACAACTCGATCAAGACCTGGAACAACTATACCCAGGCGCAGAAACAGGCCATCGGCGAAGAAGGCAACCAGGTCTACAGTGATCTGGTCGACGCCCTGGAGGCGGGCACACCCCCGCAAAGCGCCGAGGTCCAGGCGGTTCTGATGCGCTGGCACCAGCACATCCGTTATTTCTACGAGCCGACGCTGGAGATCATGCGCGGCTTAGGTCACGGCTACAACAGCCATCCCGACTTCATCGCCAATTTCCAGAAGCTGCATGCCGGCCTGCCCGAGTACCTCGAAGCCGCCATCACGCACTATGTGGACGACCTCGAAACCGCGGAGATCGCGCGGATGCTCTCCGAGGACTCGAACGAGCAGCGGCACCGTTAG